The following proteins are co-located in the Bubalus bubalis isolate 160015118507 breed Murrah chromosome 23, NDDB_SH_1, whole genome shotgun sequence genome:
- the PPP1R3C gene encoding protein phosphatase 1 regulatory subunit 3C: protein MSCTRMIQVLDPRPLTSSVMPVDVAVRLCLAHSPPLKSFLSPYDDFQRRHFVNKLKPLKSCLNIKQEARAQDNWKPSHNQAKKRVVFADSKGLSLTAIHVFSDLPEEPVWDLQFDLLDLNDISSGLKLHEEKNLILDFPQPSADYLSFRNHFQKNSVCLENCSLQERTVTGTVKVKNMSFEKKVQIRITFDSWQSYNDVDCAYMKNVYGGSESDTFSFAIDLPSVIPTKEKIEFCVAYHANGQVFWDNNEGQNYRIVHAQWKPDGVQTQMAAQDCAFHQAPPPKAELESTVFGSPRLASGLFPEWQSWGRMENLASYR, encoded by the exons ATGAGCTGCACCAG AATGATCCAGGTCTTAGATCCACGGCCTCTGACAAGTTCGGTCATGCCTGTGGATGTCGCTGTGAGGCTCTGCTTGGCTCATTCCCCACCTCTGAAGAGCTTCCTGAGCCCTTATGATGATTTCCAACGAAGACATTTTGTGAACAAATTAAAGCCCCTGAAGTCGTGTCTCAACATAAAACAGGAAGCCAGAGCACAGGACAACTGGAAGCCTTCACACAACCAAGCCAAGAAGCGGGTGGTGTTTGCGGACTCTAAGGGCCTCTCCCTCACTGCCATCCACGTCTTCTCAGACCTTCCAGAGGAGCCCGTGTGGGATCTCCAGTTTGACCTCTTGGACCTGAATGATATCTCCTCAGGCTTAAAGCTCCATGAGGAGAAGAACCTGATTCTGGATTTCCCTCAGCCTTCAGCTGACTACTTAAGTTTTCGGAACCACTTCCAGAAGAACTCTGTCTGCCTGGAGAACTGCTCTTTGCAGGAGCGAACAGTGACGGGGACTGTGAAGGTGAAGAACATGAGCTTTGAGAAGAAGGTTCAGATCCGGATCACTTTTGACTCCTGGCAGAGCTACAACGATGTGGACTGTGCCTACATGAAAAATGTGTACGGTGGCTCGGAGAGTGACACCTTCTCGTTTGCCATTGACCTACCCTCCGTCATCCCCACGAAGGAGAAAATTGAGTTCTGTGTCGCCTACCATGCTAATGGGCAGGTCTTCTGGGACAACAACGAGGGTCAGAATTACAGAATCGTCCATGCACAGTGGAAGCCTGACGGGGTGCAGACGCAGATGGCAGCCCAGGACTGTGCCTTCCACCAGGCGCCACCCCCCAAGGCCGAGCTGGAGTCGACAGTCTTTGGCAGCCCAAGGCTGGCCAGTGGGCTCTTCCCAgaatggcagagctgggggaggaTGGAGAACTTGGCCTCTTACCGATGA